The DNA sequence CTGGCCACCACCAGCGCAACTGCCCAGCGACTCCGTACCGGCCGTCCTCGGTGGGGAATGTGCCTCGGGCAAGTTTCTGGAAGATGTTCGCCGCCGACCACCCGAACCGGTCGCTGACGTCACCGGTCGTCAGCCGGGGTGGCAGGCCCTCCAACGCGCGAGCCAGCTGCGTGGGTCCGAGCCCGGTGCTCGCGGCGATCTGCTCCGGGGGTTCGCCTGCAAGCCACGCCTGCTCCACGCTTCGGCGGACCAGGTCAGGCACGCCGACCTTGTCGGGCAGACCATGAAGGACCAGGCGGTGCCCGGCTCGACGTGGCCGCATGGGTGCGACGTCGTGGGAGTACCGCAACGCGACCGACAACGCTGTCCGTGGGAGCTGGTCACCCTCGAGGTTCGCGTGGGCGCGCGCCTTGATGACCGCCGGGGGGAACCCTGCCAGGCGCATCGCGACCATGCGGTAGTCGCGGGCGGTGAGGAAGTCGCTGCGCGCAAGGGTCAACCGCACCCACCCGGCCGCCGCGTCCGCGTGCCATTGCCGTCCGTCGCGCGGCACGCCGGCGGTGCGCAGCTCGCGCTCAAGGGTGGCGGCCCAGGCCGGGGCCAGCCGCCATTCCTGCAAAAGCTGGCGCGTTGTCGGCATCGCGTCCCCCTCCTTCGCGCCGGCGTGCACTGGCACCGTACTGCTCTCGAGGCGCCCCGACGGCTCACGCACTGCGGGCGCAAGCCCGACTCGTCCCCCGTACACGGTCGGCACGGTGCCCACATGGCATGGCCCGGGGGGCGAGTCCCGTCACGCGGGTTGTTACGCGCTCTGTTACCGGGGTTCCGCGACTCCGCCGGACCGGGCAGAGCGGGCCCGCTGCGCGGCGGTACGACGCCTACGCACCCGGTACACCAGGGACGGCGCGTACTCCAACGCCGCTTGCCTCTGCAGCAGCGCGTTGAGCCGCTGGTAGTACCCGTTAGCGCTCCACCCGAACACCACCCGGATGGCCTGTTCCTTGGCGCCAGCACCGGGGAAGGCCGCGGCTTCGAAGTCCAGCAGTTCGCGCTCGAGCGCGGTCAGCTCGTCCTTGGCCGGATCTGCCATGTCGTGAGTGTATGGCTCTACACGTAGCTCGCGCAGGCCGTCGCGGCGGACGGCTTGTGCGTGGTCAGTTGGGCGCTGCGGCGACCTGGTGCTGGCGCCCTTGAGCGTCGGTCCAGCTCACTGCGGCTGGGGCGTGGGGTTTGGAGGTGCCGGTGCGGTACTCGCCTACGACGGCGCGCCACTGGTTGGTGGCGGCGCTGAGCTGGGTGATGGTGACGGCTTGCGCGCCGACCGGGAAGTGGAAGTCGACGTTGGTGGCGCCGGGTGGGATGGCGGCGATGATGCGAGCTCCGGACGGGGTTGCCGGGTCGTCGCCGGGGAGTTGGATCCGGTCGAGGAATGCGGCGGCGCTGGTGCCGAGCGGGTGGGAGCTCCAGGTCATGCCGTCGTTCGTTTCGGCGTAGCCGAAGAAGCCGGCGCGCTGGTCGATCCACGTCATCCCTTGTTGACCGGTCAGGTTTGAGCGGTACGGCCGTGAAGGGAGGTTCCCGGCAGGACCTGCCAGGGTGCCGGTGGGTGTGGCGAACACCATGCCGTGGAATCCGGCTGCGTCGTTGGGGTTGTCGAACTGGCGGATGAACGGCACTCGCCCTCCGGGCAGCGGTTGCCCCTGGGTTCCTGTCATGCCTTGGGTCAGGGCGGGGTTGAGCAGGTCGTGCGGGTGGCCGGTCAGGGTGCGGGTCACGCCGACGATGACTCCGGCACGGCGGTTCGCGGCGGGGGCCCATGTCTCCATGCCGTCACCGAGGCGCAGGACGGCGTAGCGTTCGTATGTTTTGGCGCCGAGCTGTTTGCCGCTGACTTCGACTTCGCCGTCGGGTTGGGTTCGGAAGCGGAACGCGAACCCTTCGAATGCGATGTTGACGGTGCCGTTGGTGGTGCTGGCGCCGGCGGGGACCGCGGTCTGGTCGCCTGAGGAGTCGGCCAGGCCCCACGCGGTGCCGGTGGCGACGACCGCGACGAGGGCGGCGGCCGCTGCGACCCGGCGCGTCCGCTGCCGTCGGCGTACCCGGGTGATGGTGGTGCCGGGGTCGACGTGCATGGGTGGCAGGGCGACGGTTTCGAGGTAGTCGGTCAGGTCAGTGGACATGTTCGCTGTCCTCCCGGTGGATGAATGCACGGAGCTTGGCTGCGCCTTTGGACGCGCTGGACTTCACGGCGCCGACGCTGATGCCGAGGTGGGCGGCGACGTCCGCTTCGGACATGCCGACGTAGTACCGCAGGGTCACCACCTGCCGTTCGCGCGGCGGCAGCTGTGCCAGGAGCCGAGCCAGGTAGGTGTGGTCTTGGGCGTTGTGGTCGCGCCATCCGGGGTCGGGAACGTCGGCGACGACGGTTTCACGTCTGTGTTCGCGGGTCTGGTCGCGGTGCAGGTTCAGCATGACGGTGCGCGTGTAGGCGAGGGGGTCGCCGTCGCGGACCCGCCGCCATCGAGGCAGGACCTTCTCCAACGCGCCCTGTACGAGGTCTTGGGCGGCGTGGGCCTCACCGCACAGGAACCACGCGGCCCGAAGCAGCCGTGGGGATGCCTGCTGAACGAACGCTGCGAACTCTGCCTCCACCTGGTCCTGGCCCATCACACCCCCCTCTCACGCATCGCCATTGAGCACCCTGTCGCCTCTACAACTGCGTGCGGGCCAATCAGGTTGCCTGCCAGCGCACCGAGGATGACTCAAGGCGCCTGAAAGTATGCCCGGGGTACGAGCAGGTCCGGCGGGTGTCAGTGCGCCGGCAGGACGCGGTAGCGCCACGCGCCTGGCCGGTCAGGCTCGGGTTCCACCCAGGTGATGCGGGCGGGCATCTCGGTGCCGGGTGGGTCCCCGGCGTCCCGTTCGGCGACGAGGTCCCCCGCTGCGAGCGGGTGTGGCAGGGCTTCGTTGTCTTCGTCGGTGGACCAGGCCGGCACGCCGCGAGGGTCGGGCAGCAGTGACTCGTCAACGACCAGGACCGGTAGGGCTCGCAGCTGAACGACTTCGTCCGCGCCCTGACCGGTCCGGTCCACGACCTGCACCCACACCCGTTCACGTGGACTGGCCCCACCCAGCAGCAGCGCCCCTGGCTTTGCCGCCTGCGGGTGCGTCAGCTCGTCGACGAGCACCCGCATCCGACCCGAGGAGTCCGTCCACGAGAAGCTCAGCTCCACGTCGACGTCTGTTCCGGTCAACGCCTTTGCCACGACGAACCCGCCGGCGTCCTTGACGACGCCTGCGACGGCCCGGGCCCCGCCGGGCCCGGACAGCCACACCCGGTCCCCGACGTCGAAGGCTGCCACGGCGCCCTCTGCGCGGTCGGGTCGGAACGCGGTCACCGTCTCACCCGGGGCCACCACTGGTCGCAGCACCCGCAACGTCCGGTGCGCCCATGGGTTGTGCAGCTCGGGGTCGCGGGTGAGCCAGGTGGGAGCGTCCTCCCAGGTCCGTCCGAGGCGTGCTGCCGGGTCGTGGAACAGTGCGCGCGCCCACGCCCGGGCGGAGGTCACCTGACCGTCCAGCTCGGCCAGGGCGGCTCGACCGTGCTCGAGCGTCTGCTGCCGCTGCCGACCCTGGAGCTCCGTGCCGGCCAGTGCGGTCAGGGCGTCGAACAGGCACTGGCTCGGATGGGTGCGCGGGTCGTGGTCGAACACGGGAGGCAGGACGGCGTGGTCGTACAAGAACTCGGGTGCGAGGTCGGCACCGTTCGGCCACACGATGGTGCCGGCTTCCTCGTCGACGCGCACCGCGGCGAACAGCGCCGGGTCGGTGCGGAGGCGGTTGAAGGCTGGCCCCCACAAGAACGGGCCGACGTCGAAGCTGCCGCCGGAGCCGTCATCGAACGTCAGCTCAAGGATGTGTCCGGGCCCTGTGCGCACGCTGCTCACATGCCTGAAGTCGCCGTCACCGCTCACGCCGCGTCCCCCGTTCGTTGCCGATGCGCGTGAGTGTAGAGCTCTGCACAGACAGTGCGCCGCCTGCAGTCTGTGTTGCGGCGGCGCGGGCGTTCGATGTGGCTATGGCCGCGGCGGCCGCGGGTGCCCCACGCGGCCCAGACGCCGCCCGGTGGGGTCAGCGAAGTCTTCGGCGGTGACTTCGGGTCCGCGGTCGGCGCCCTTGAGCAGGTCCGCCATGGTGGCAGCCTGTGTGGCGGTCAGGTGGTTGGCGTGTACGCGTGAGTGCAGCAGCCCATGGATGGACGTCGCACTCATCTGTGGCACCAGGGACGCCACTCGTCGGGCGTCGTAGTCCTCCGAAAGGAGCATCTTCACCGACGTTGACGTCGTCTGGGCTGCGCTGCGGCCCATTGCGATGATCGTCGACTCTGCCCAGTGCTGCATGTCGTCGTTGAGGGGTCGACCGTCGGCGACGTCTGCCTGGGCGTCCTGCACTTGTCCCAGGTCGACGTAACGGCCTGTGTCCACGCGGATCCAGTTCGTTGGGACGGTGTCGAGCGCGGACTGCGCCAGGTGCGCTGTCTGGGGTTGGGTGGCGCGGTACTCGAGCTCGTCCACGACGACGTCGACGAGCATGACGGGGTTGTTTCCGAGTTCCGCCAGCACGGCCGCGGTGATGGTTGGGTCCACTGCCATGGACAGCAGTGAGGCCGTGTCCGGAAACCAGATGTGCCGGGGTGTCGGCCTGCTCACGTGCACGCCGCGGCGGGCTGGTCGAACATCACCTCGTCGAAGAGGCGCTCGTCGTCTTCGCGGCCCAACACGGCAGCGACGGTGTTCATGCCGACTGTGCCGCGGCGTGCCGCCTCGAGGGCTGCCGTGGCCAGCCGGGCCGGGGGTCGCTGCTCGCGCAGCGTCTGTTCGGGGCCTGGCCTGCCTGGAATGAGCCGTTGCGCAGCGCGAACGAGGCTGCCTGGGTGCAACGCGTCGGCCAGCTCGGCGCGCCTGGTGACCTTGAGGAATCCTGCGTCGACGAGCTGCCCGAGCGCACACGGCAGCGAGACGCCGTAGCGAACCATCAGGTACCCCACGGCCAGGCGTCCGCGTTCTGTGGCGCCGGCAACGTCATCGGCGGTCACGCCAAGCCATGCCATCGTGGTGGACACGGCGGCGATGGGCAGAAGGAAGTGCGCTGCGAAGCTGTTGACGCGACGTTCGACGAACGTGCCGTCGAGCATCTGGCTCTGACTTTCTTCGATGACGTCGCGAGCATCGCGCAGCAGGTGGTGACCGAGCTCGTGCGCCAGCGTGAACCGTGCACGCCCCCACGGGAAGTCTGTGTTCACGACCAGCAGTGCCGCGTCACCGTCATGGGCGCACAAGCCGTCCGAGCCCGGTCCCAACGGGCTGAGGGCGACATCAGCCGCGAAGTGCATCTCGATCAAGGCGGGCAGGTCTCCCACCTCGGCAACACCGAGCTCGAGCCGACGGCGCACATCTTCGGCCAGCGACCGCCCCTGGCGCCCAGCTTCTGCTCTGGTGCGAGGCGTCCGCTGGTACTCCTGCGCGACCAGTTGGCTGATGGCGGCACCCGCGGGAGACAGGTACCTGCCTGGCAGGTCGGTGTTCCGTGAGAGCCGGTCCTCAGCTTCGAGGATTGCGACCGCCCGGGTGCGAGCTGCGGACGTGGCGCGCTCGCCTTCGCCGGCGGCAACTCGGTGCGCCAGCGCCAACGCTGAGCGGGACGCGTCGGCGGTCCCCAGCAGCCAAGGCATCGACACGCCGAGGGCGCGAGCCAGCGCGGGAAGCTCCCGTGGCGACACGCGACGCTTGCCCGACTCGATCTTGGACAGCTTGTCCGGTGTCAGACCGGCCAACGGTGCGGCCTGGCGCCCATCCAGTCCGGCGCGACGACGAGCCAGGCGTACACGTCGACCGACCTGGGAGTCTCGCTCGGGCACCTGCTGGGGCACGTCCGCGGCAAGGTCGGTCCGCGGAGTGAGCCCCAGCAGGGTCTCCACCTGGTCCACCGAGTCGTTGCTCGTCATTGCCTCAAACCTCTTCCTCAGATGCCAACGGCTGCTGCTGGGCCGCGACGGTGTCAACCGTAACAGCAATCGCAACTATTCCAACACTCGATTGCGACACCGGTGCGTGACCTGCTCCGGTGGCGCCGCAGAGGCGTCCACCGGAGCATGGCCAATGCTCGCGGCACCCAGGGCGCGTCGTCCTCGACCGAGACCACGAAGAGCGAGGCCCCGGCGACGGGCAGTGGCTTGAAAGGTGGGCGCCGCCCACGGCTCAGCGAGGAGCCCGGGTCCTCGTGGCAGTCGACCGTCGCGTCCCGCCGCGTTCTCCCCGGCCGGTCAGACTCGCCGGTGGCGCAGTGCTGGCCGTGACGCCCCTCGGCGTCCAGACGTGTTCGGCTTTTAGGGTGGGTTCACGGTTCGTGAATGGCGCATCGAAGCGCGTCCTCGGTTCATCGAAACCGGGGGCGCGCTTCTTCGTGCGCGCCGCCTGCGGACACGCCAAGCCTGCCCTGCGGCGGGGCATCTGGTGTGGAGCTGGACGGGCGCGGCGTGTCGGGTGGCTCCCGTGGAGCGCATCGTGTCGTCAGGTGCCGAGGGTGAGCTGCTTGCGGTGGTGTGCGTAGTGCAGCGCCGGGTATGCGTACACGGAGGCCAGGGTCATGTGC is a window from the Phycicoccus sp. M110.8 genome containing:
- a CDS encoding DUF3263 domain-containing protein; amino-acid sequence: MADPAKDELTALERELLDFEAAAFPGAGAKEQAIRVVFGWSANGYYQRLNALLQRQAALEYAPSLVYRVRRRRTAAQRARSARSGGVAEPR
- a CDS encoding SigE family RNA polymerase sigma factor, which translates into the protein MGQDQVEAEFAAFVQQASPRLLRAAWFLCGEAHAAQDLVQGALEKVLPRWRRVRDGDPLAYTRTVMLNLHRDQTREHRRETVVADVPDPGWRDHNAQDHTYLARLLAQLPPRERQVVTLRYYVGMSEADVAAHLGISVGAVKSSASKGAAKLRAFIHREDSEHVH
- a CDS encoding DUF2442 domain-containing protein produces the protein MRTGPGHILELTFDDGSGGSFDVGPFLWGPAFNRLRTDPALFAAVRVDEEAGTIVWPNGADLAPEFLYDHAVLPPVFDHDPRTHPSQCLFDALTALAGTELQGRQRQQTLEHGRAALAELDGQVTSARAWARALFHDPAARLGRTWEDAPTWLTRDPELHNPWAHRTLRVLRPVVAPGETVTAFRPDRAEGAVAAFDVGDRVWLSGPGGARAVAGVVKDAGGFVVAKALTGTDVDVELSFSWTDSSGRMRVLVDELTHPQAAKPGALLLGGASPRERVWVQVVDRTGQGADEVVQLRALPVLVVDESLLPDPRGVPAWSTDEDNEALPHPLAAGDLVAERDAGDPPGTEMPARITWVEPEPDRPGAWRYRVLPAH
- a CDS encoding XRE family transcriptional regulator, with the protein product MTSNDSVDQVETLLGLTPRTDLAADVPQQVPERDSQVGRRVRLARRRAGLDGRQAAPLAGLTPDKLSKIESGKRRVSPRELPALARALGVSMPWLLGTADASRSALALAHRVAAGEGERATSAARTRAVAILEAEDRLSRNTDLPGRYLSPAGAAISQLVAQEYQRTPRTRAEAGRQGRSLAEDVRRRLELGVAEVGDLPALIEMHFAADVALSPLGPGSDGLCAHDGDAALLVVNTDFPWGRARFTLAHELGHHLLRDARDVIEESQSQMLDGTFVERRVNSFAAHFLLPIAAVSTTMAWLGVTADDVAGATERGRLAVGYLMVRYGVSLPCALGQLVDAGFLKVTRRAELADALHPGSLVRAAQRLIPGRPGPEQTLREQRPPARLATAALEAARRGTVGMNTVAAVLGREDDERLFDEVMFDQPAAACT